The bacterium YEK0313 genome includes a region encoding these proteins:
- the pdtaR_2 gene encoding putative transcriptional regulatory protein pdtaR, with protein MREAPLADHILTTAIVSESAVHAATIAAGLGAAGHDRIVRVETFTNLFARLREIHPDRVVIALDDPARDLLEQLFEVAKLIRRPVVLFVDRSAPGMTERAVAAGIAAYVVDGLAKERIQPVLDLAMARFEAQHRLEAELAEARAALEARKLVDRAKGLLMKHKGISEEEAYAQLRRRAMNEKRKIGEIAAAVVTGLDMLG; from the coding sequence GTGCGGGAGGCGCCCCTGGCAGACCACATCCTCACCACCGCCATCGTCAGCGAGAGCGCCGTGCATGCGGCGACCATCGCAGCCGGCCTCGGCGCGGCCGGCCACGATCGCATCGTGCGGGTCGAGACGTTCACCAACCTCTTCGCCCGGCTCCGCGAGATCCACCCGGACAGGGTCGTCATCGCGCTCGACGACCCCGCGCGCGACCTGCTGGAACAGCTTTTCGAGGTGGCGAAGCTGATCCGCCGCCCGGTCGTCCTGTTCGTCGACCGCTCGGCCCCCGGCATGACCGAGAGGGCCGTGGCCGCGGGCATTGCCGCCTATGTGGTCGACGGCCTGGCAAAAGAGCGCATCCAGCCGGTCCTCGATCTCGCCATGGCCCGCTTCGAGGCCCAGCACCGGCTCGAAGCCGAGCTGGCCGAGGCACGCGCGGCGCTCGAGGCCCGCAAGCTCGTCGACCGGGCCAAGGGCCTGCTGATGAAGCACAAGGGCATTTCCGAGGAGGAGGCCTATGCCCAGTTGCGCCGCCGCGCCATGAACGAAAAGCGCAAGATCGGCGAGATCGCGGCCGCCGTCGTCACCGGCCTCGACATGCTCGGTTGA